A single Polyangia bacterium DNA region contains:
- a CDS encoding polyhydroxyalkanoic acid system family protein — protein sequence MPKFEVDIPHALTPEEARARIARATPKLENEYGAKCTWKGEHELLVSRKGLDAHLAIEPARVHIDLNLGFLLTPLASAIKSGIAKELTGILGGANPAHS from the coding sequence ATGCCCAAATTTGAAGTCGACATACCCCACGCGCTGACGCCCGAGGAAGCCCGCGCCCGCATTGCCCGGGCGACGCCCAAGCTGGAAAACGAATACGGTGCCAAGTGCACCTGGAAAGGCGAGCACGAGCTGCTGGTGTCGCGCAAAGGCCTGGACGCGCACCTGGCCATCGAGCCGGCGCGCGTGCACATCGATCTGAACCTGGGATTCCTGCTGACGCCGCTGGCAAGCGCCATCAAGTCGGGGATCGCCAAGGAGCTCACCGGAATCCTGGGCGGCGCCAACCCCGCTCACTCGTAA
- a CDS encoding phage tail tip lysozyme: MVGNLVQESGVNPAISQSSGGPGRGIAQWSAGTRWDTTRGDNLVAFAATEGLPTNSLRVQLDFIWFELQTFPAYGLAKLRVTTNVSDASIEFEHDYEGCVDANFPVCEQAMRIVYSMQELKSYGNDPVMLDAGVSFDAAGAADVRVASDSGASDHGGTTNEDTAFDIVAVVDTAAPVDTTPPPPAVDAGAPSPVDSGAVVDTRKMGSAPASATSSGGCALTSGLSPEGAGSGGVLLAIAFALSLVASRRRPRR; encoded by the coding sequence GTGGTGGGAAATCTCGTTCAAGAATCGGGCGTCAATCCCGCCATCTCGCAGTCGAGCGGCGGACCGGGGCGCGGCATTGCCCAGTGGTCGGCAGGCACGCGCTGGGACACCACCAGGGGCGACAACCTGGTGGCGTTCGCGGCGACGGAAGGCCTGCCGACGAATTCTTTGAGGGTGCAGCTGGATTTCATCTGGTTCGAGCTGCAGACGTTCCCGGCCTACGGCTTGGCCAAGCTGCGCGTGACCACCAACGTCAGCGACGCCAGCATCGAGTTCGAACACGATTACGAGGGCTGCGTCGACGCGAACTTTCCGGTCTGCGAGCAAGCCATGCGCATCGTGTACTCGATGCAGGAGCTGAAATCGTACGGGAACGATCCCGTGATGCTCGACGCGGGCGTTTCCTTCGACGCTGCGGGCGCCGCTGATGTCAGGGTGGCGTCCGACAGCGGCGCGTCCGATCACGGCGGAACGACCAACGAAGACACCGCGTTCGACATCGTCGCCGTGGTCGACACGGCCGCGCCCGTCGACACCACGCCGCCGCCGCCAGCCGTCGACGCCGGCGCGCCGTCGCCGGTCGACTCGGGGGCGGTCGTCGATACGAGGAAAATGGGCAGCGCGCCGGCCAGCGCCACGTCCAGCGGCGGTTGCGCGCTGACGTCTGGCCTTTCGCCCGAAGGCGCGGGGAGCGGTGGCGTCTTGCTGGCGATCGCCTTCGCGCTCAGCCTGGTGGCGTCGCGGCGGCGGCCACGCCGGTAG
- the frr gene encoding ribosome recycling factor: MLNDVIKSLQGDLDKATDGFKRELGKVRTGRANLGILDGVRVDYYGTPTPLNQVASLNVADARLITIKPWERALIPEIEKAIRAAQLGLNPQSDGELVRLPSPALTQERRQELVKVVKKMAEEAKVALRGARRDANEMLKEFLKDGTITEDDERKGLKTVQDTTDKAVTKIDEIVAKKEAEILEV; this comes from the coding sequence ATGCTCAACGATGTGATCAAGAGCCTGCAAGGCGATCTGGACAAGGCAACCGACGGTTTCAAACGCGAGCTTGGCAAGGTGCGCACCGGCCGCGCCAACCTGGGCATCCTCGACGGCGTGCGCGTCGACTATTACGGCACGCCGACGCCGCTGAACCAGGTGGCGTCACTGAACGTCGCCGACGCGCGCCTCATCACCATCAAACCGTGGGAGCGGGCGCTGATCCCTGAGATCGAGAAAGCCATCCGCGCCGCCCAGCTGGGATTGAACCCGCAGTCCGACGGCGAGCTGGTACGCCTGCCTTCGCCCGCGTTGACGCAAGAACGCCGACAAGAGTTGGTCAAGGTGGTCAAGAAGATGGCCGAGGAGGCCAAGGTCGCCTTGCGCGGCGCCCGCCGCGACGCCAACGAGATGCTGAAGGAATTCCTCAAAGACGGAACCATCACCGAAGACGACGAGCGCAAGGGTCTCAAGACCGTCCAGGACACCACGGACAAGGCGGTCACCAAGATCGACGAAATCGTCGCAAAAAAAGAGGCGGAGATTCTCGAAGTCTGA
- the pyrH gene encoding UMP kinase, translating into MASPKSSKTKAKATTPNGAASEITVPGAPALEDDEPTVEEKRPLAPGVKYRRILLKLSGEALMGHGNFGIDAGTLAQIADELIDVHTLGVEIALVIGGGNIFRGIAASARGMDRAHADYMGMLATVINSLALQDALESRGSHTRVLSAIEMERLAEPYIRRRAIRHLEKGRFVIFAAGTGNPFFTTDTAASLRAMEIGAEIVMKATKVDGVYDKDPAKHKDARMFRRLSYLDVLNRNLGVMDSTAISLCRDNKLPILVFNMTHPGNIRRVLLGEPLGTMVLEERRQTRGEAT; encoded by the coding sequence ATGGCCTCACCCAAGAGCAGCAAGACCAAGGCAAAGGCAACCACCCCCAATGGGGCCGCGTCGGAGATCACCGTCCCCGGCGCGCCCGCGTTGGAAGACGACGAACCCACCGTGGAGGAAAAGCGCCCGCTGGCGCCGGGGGTGAAGTACCGCCGCATCTTGCTGAAGCTTTCCGGCGAGGCGCTGATGGGCCACGGCAACTTCGGCATCGACGCCGGCACGCTGGCCCAGATCGCCGACGAGTTGATCGACGTCCACACGCTGGGCGTGGAGATCGCGCTGGTGATCGGTGGTGGCAACATCTTCCGCGGTATCGCCGCCAGCGCGCGCGGGATGGACCGCGCTCACGCCGATTACATGGGCATGCTGGCCACGGTGATCAACTCGCTGGCCTTGCAGGACGCCCTGGAATCGCGCGGCTCCCACACCCGCGTGCTGTCGGCGATCGAAATGGAACGCCTGGCCGAGCCGTACATCCGCCGCCGCGCCATTCGGCATCTCGAAAAAGGCCGCTTCGTCATCTTCGCCGCCGGCACCGGCAACCCGTTCTTCACCACCGACACCGCGGCGTCGCTGCGGGCGATGGAGATCGGCGCCGAGATTGTCATGAAGGCGACCAAGGTCGACGGCGTCTACGACAAGGACCCAGCCAAGCACAAGGACGCGCGCATGTTCCGGCGGCTGTCCTACCTCGATGTCTTGAACCGCAACCTCGGGGTGATGGATTCGACAGCCATCTCGCTTTGCCGCGACAACAAACTGCCGATTCTGGTCTTCAACATGACCCACCCGGGGAACATCCGTCGAGTCTTGCTCGGCGAGCCGCTTGGCACCATGGTGCTGGAAGAACGCCGCCAGACCCGAGGAGAAGCGACCTAG
- the tsf gene encoding translation elongation factor Ts: MADVSTQMIKDLRERTGAGMADCKKALTECSADMEKAIEYLRKKGIASAAKKATRIASEGTVVSYLHGTRIGVLVEVNCETDFVARNPDFQAFAREVAMQVAAMNPQYLSQEEIPAAMLEKERAIRNELAKQSGKPEAVIPKIVEGQMAKWAKEVCLLDQVWVKDPEGKKDIRTLQTDLVAKTGENVRVRRFERFEVGEGLEKRADDFVSEVKKQSGTA; encoded by the coding sequence ATGGCTGATGTCAGTACACAGATGATCAAGGACCTGCGCGAACGAACGGGCGCAGGAATGGCCGACTGCAAGAAGGCGCTTACCGAGTGCTCCGCCGACATGGAGAAGGCGATCGAGTACCTGCGCAAGAAGGGGATCGCCTCGGCGGCCAAGAAGGCCACGCGCATCGCTTCGGAGGGAACGGTGGTTAGTTACCTGCACGGCACGCGCATCGGCGTGCTGGTCGAAGTGAACTGCGAGACCGACTTCGTGGCCCGCAACCCTGACTTTCAAGCCTTCGCGCGCGAGGTGGCGATGCAGGTGGCGGCGATGAACCCGCAGTATCTGTCGCAGGAAGAGATCCCAGCGGCGATGCTGGAAAAAGAGCGCGCCATCCGCAACGAGCTGGCCAAGCAGTCGGGCAAGCCCGAGGCGGTCATCCCGAAGATCGTCGAAGGACAGATGGCCAAGTGGGCGAAGGAGGTCTGCTTGCTGGATCAGGTTTGGGTCAAGGATCCCGAGGGCAAGAAGGACATCCGTACGCTGCAGACCGATCTGGTCGCCAAGACCGGCGAGAACGTCCGTGTCCGGCGCTTTGAGCGCTTCGAGGTCGGCGAGGGGCTGGAAAAGCGCGCCGACGATTTTGTTAGCGAGGTCAAGAAGCAGTCAGGCACGGCGTAA
- the rpsB gene encoding 30S ribosomal protein S2 encodes MEGAQPSPDAPITIREMMEAGVHFGHQTKRWNPKMKSYIFGARNGIHIIDLQQTVRAFKKAFNFLVSNVAGGRSVLFVGTKKQAQDVIRDEATRANQFCVTNRWLGGTLTNFHTVKGSIDRLHAIEKMSTDGTFERMTKKEVLGITREREKLEKALGGIKSMTELPGAVFIVDVVKEHIAVTEARKLEIPIVAVVDTNCDPDLIDYPIPGNDDAIRSLKLFAGKIAEACLLGQKVGRERASQQRGRGGEGSDEPQTIRVSSGGEGPRVEVVSRRRTDLPVPEAAATPEDENERG; translated from the coding sequence ATGGAAGGCGCCCAGCCGTCCCCCGACGCTCCCATCACCATCCGCGAGATGATGGAAGCCGGCGTTCACTTCGGCCACCAGACCAAGCGTTGGAACCCGAAGATGAAGTCATACATCTTCGGCGCCCGCAATGGCATCCACATCATCGACCTGCAGCAAACTGTCCGGGCGTTCAAGAAGGCCTTCAACTTTCTGGTCTCGAACGTGGCCGGCGGCCGCTCGGTTTTGTTCGTGGGCACCAAGAAGCAGGCCCAGGATGTCATCCGCGACGAGGCCACCCGGGCCAATCAATTTTGCGTCACCAACCGCTGGCTGGGCGGCACGCTGACCAACTTTCACACCGTCAAGGGATCAATCGACCGTCTGCACGCCATCGAGAAGATGTCCACCGACGGCACCTTCGAGCGCATGACCAAGAAGGAAGTTCTGGGCATCACCCGCGAGCGCGAGAAGCTGGAGAAGGCCCTGGGCGGCATCAAGAGCATGACCGAGCTGCCGGGGGCGGTGTTTATTGTCGACGTGGTCAAGGAGCACATCGCCGTCACCGAGGCGCGCAAGCTGGAGATTCCGATCGTGGCGGTGGTGGACACCAACTGCGATCCGGATCTGATCGACTACCCGATCCCCGGCAACGACGACGCCATCCGGTCGCTGAAGCTGTTCGCCGGCAAGATCGCCGAGGCGTGCTTGCTAGGTCAGAAGGTCGGCCGCGAGCGGGCCAGCCAGCAGCGCGGGCGCGGCGGCGAGGGCAGCGACGAGCCGCAGACCATTCGCGTCTCGTCGGGCGGCGAGGGACCGCGCGTCGAGGTGGTGTCGCGGCGCCGCACCGATCTGCCGGTGCCCGAGGCTGCGGCGACCCCCGAAGACGAGAACGAACGCGGCTGA
- a CDS encoding inositol-3-phosphate synthase codes for MSVNTVKKTEIRPAAGKLGILCPGMGAVATTFMAGVEAIRRGISKPIGSLTQMGTIRLGKRTDNRSPLINEFVPLTRLEDIVFGGWDLFPDDAYQAAVKAGVLSKEHLDELKGFLSTIKPMTSVFDQEYVKKLTATHFKKGKSKADLADQVVEDIKTFKKQNNCDRLVMVWCGSTEVYRSPGPVHASLEAFEKGLAASDPEIAPSQIYAYAALKCGVPYANGAPNLTVDTPALMELAKKNGVPVGGKDFKTGQTMMKTVLAPAFKARLLGLEGWYSTNILGNRDGEVLDDPESFKSKEVSKLGVLEHILQPHLYPDLYKGMHHVVRINYYPPRGDNKEGWDNIDIFGWMGYKMQIKIDFLCRDSILAAPIVLDLALFMDLAQRCGMSGIQEWLSFYWKSPMTAPGLYPEHDLFIQLMKLKNTLRYLRGEELITHLGAEYYD; via the coding sequence ATGTCTGTCAACACTGTGAAGAAAACTGAAATCCGCCCTGCGGCCGGCAAGTTGGGAATTCTCTGTCCCGGCATGGGCGCCGTCGCCACGACCTTCATGGCTGGTGTGGAAGCGATCCGCCGCGGCATCTCCAAGCCCATCGGCTCGCTGACCCAGATGGGGACGATCCGTCTCGGCAAGCGCACCGACAACCGGTCGCCGCTGATCAATGAGTTCGTGCCGCTGACCCGGCTGGAAGACATCGTCTTTGGCGGCTGGGATCTGTTTCCCGACGACGCGTACCAGGCCGCCGTGAAGGCGGGCGTGCTGTCGAAAGAGCACCTCGACGAGCTGAAGGGTTTCCTGTCGACGATCAAACCGATGACGTCGGTGTTCGATCAGGAATACGTCAAGAAGCTGACCGCCACGCACTTCAAGAAGGGCAAGTCCAAGGCCGACCTGGCCGACCAGGTCGTGGAGGACATCAAGACCTTCAAGAAGCAGAACAACTGCGATCGGCTGGTGATGGTGTGGTGCGGATCGACCGAGGTCTATCGCAGCCCGGGTCCGGTCCACGCGTCGCTGGAAGCGTTCGAAAAAGGCTTGGCGGCCAGCGATCCCGAGATCGCCCCGTCGCAGATCTACGCTTACGCGGCGCTGAAGTGCGGCGTGCCGTACGCCAATGGCGCGCCCAACCTGACCGTCGATACGCCGGCCCTGATGGAGCTGGCCAAGAAGAACGGCGTCCCTGTCGGTGGGAAGGATTTCAAGACCGGTCAGACGATGATGAAGACCGTCCTGGCGCCGGCTTTCAAGGCGCGCTTGCTGGGCCTCGAGGGCTGGTACTCGACCAACATCCTCGGCAACCGCGACGGCGAGGTGCTGGACGATCCGGAGTCGTTCAAGAGCAAAGAGGTCTCAAAGCTGGGCGTGCTGGAGCACATCCTGCAGCCGCATCTTTATCCCGACCTGTACAAGGGAATGCACCACGTGGTGCGCATCAACTACTACCCACCGCGCGGCGACAACAAAGAGGGCTGGGACAACATCGATATCTTCGGGTGGATGGGCTACAAGATGCAGATCAAGATCGACTTCCTGTGCAGGGATTCGATCCTGGCCGCCCCCATCGTTCTGGATCTGGCGCTGTTCATGGACCTGGCCCAGCGCTGCGGAATGAGCGGCATCCAAGAGTGGCTGTCGTTCTATTGGAAGAGCCCGATGACCGCGCCCGGTCTTTACCCTGAGCACGATCTCTTCATTCAGCTGATGAAGCTGAAGAACACGTTGCGCTACTTGCGCGGCGAGGAGCTCATCACGCACCTCGGGGCCGAGTACTACGATTGA
- a CDS encoding alpha/beta hydrolase-fold protein: MKTSKQERMMERSISLGRLGCFFLGALSLTIVVGCSSDQSPMGNPSTGGSSGATGGAGGALPTTGSGGAAVVDSGPPPGSGGDQGSGGGSDAATDAPADGAGGMIIDPGTDGDGDFPIAAPFKADPAMSDQNGVAKGTMIRFNMANSTTFGDGGRAVGIYVPAGYVSGTEIPFMVAQDGIGAQNGGSFGLDDLRPLFDNLIAQKKIPMMAGIFVDPAGQRSVEYDTVSDKYYQFVESELLPAVITQAMSKNIMLNLTKDPEGRSTFGGSSGGAAAFTMAWFHPESYHRVLTISGTFVNLQKSAMYPDGAAGYYTTLIPNSPVKPIRVFLEAGSNDLGGGTWRMANDKTAAALKAKAYHYRYVPAAGASHEDDGARRQYLPSAMEWLWAGYPIK; the protein is encoded by the coding sequence GTGAAGACCTCCAAACAGGAGCGGATGATGGAACGATCGATCTCCCTGGGCCGTCTCGGCTGCTTTTTCTTGGGCGCGCTTTCGCTGACTATCGTTGTCGGATGCAGTTCCGATCAGTCGCCAATGGGCAACCCATCCACCGGCGGCAGCAGCGGCGCTACCGGCGGCGCGGGCGGTGCGCTGCCGACCACCGGTAGCGGCGGAGCGGCGGTCGTCGATTCAGGACCGCCGCCCGGCAGCGGCGGCGATCAGGGCAGCGGGGGCGGCTCCGACGCGGCCACCGACGCGCCCGCCGACGGCGCCGGCGGCATGATCATCGACCCAGGCACCGACGGCGACGGCGACTTTCCCATCGCCGCCCCCTTCAAGGCCGACCCGGCCATGTCCGATCAGAACGGCGTGGCCAAAGGAACGATGATCCGCTTCAACATGGCCAACAGCACGACGTTTGGCGACGGCGGGCGCGCCGTGGGCATCTACGTCCCGGCCGGGTACGTCTCGGGCACCGAGATTCCGTTCATGGTCGCGCAGGACGGGATCGGCGCCCAGAACGGCGGCAGCTTCGGCCTCGATGATCTGCGACCGCTGTTCGACAACCTGATCGCCCAGAAAAAGATCCCGATGATGGCCGGCATCTTCGTTGACCCGGCCGGCCAGCGCAGCGTCGAGTACGACACCGTCTCGGACAAATACTATCAGTTCGTCGAGAGCGAACTTTTGCCCGCGGTCATCACCCAGGCCATGAGCAAGAACATCATGCTGAACCTGACCAAGGATCCCGAAGGCCGCAGCACCTTCGGCGGCAGCTCGGGCGGCGCGGCCGCATTCACCATGGCCTGGTTCCACCCCGAGTCGTACCACCGCGTCCTCACCATCTCGGGCACCTTCGTGAACCTGCAAAAGTCCGCGATGTATCCCGACGGGGCGGCCGGCTACTACACAACTCTGATTCCCAACTCGCCGGTGAAACCGATCCGCGTTTTTCTTGAGGCCGGCTCAAACGATCTCGGCGGCGGTACCTGGCGCATGGCCAACGACAAGACCGCCGCTGCCCTGAAGGCCAAGGCCTACCACTATCGCTACGTCCCCGCCGCTGGCGCCAGCCACGAGGACGACGGCGCCCGCCGCCAGTACCTGCCTTCCGCCATGGAATGGCTCTGGGCCGGCTACCCGATCAAGTAA
- a CDS encoding LacI family DNA-binding transcriptional regulator: MRLAPPAKAEVKLRHVARHAGVSESTVSNVMNGRSEKVGPETFQRVVESIRALNYQPSHAARLLRTGHTPMLGLLVPSIANPFFSSLARELDEAAQKRGYRLLLGNTYRDPEKEHEFLEELMRYGARGAITTSSLAKQSQYVTLIERGLSMVSFDRRASPDFTLPIDYVSIDNFHAGHAATQYLLTCGHTAIRYMTAPAKTLSRIDRRNGYQAAMKEAGLEAAASMTEAEATSTFMDSELPEVGRRMAKELAGQKDRPTALVAMNDMLAIGLIAGLHESGLNVPDDVSVIGIDDIYLNTLITPALTSMRQPLSEIAETMVERIRLRLTSPRVPTTERVFKAELVVRASVKDLTGQSR, encoded by the coding sequence ATGCGCCTGGCCCCGCCCGCCAAGGCCGAAGTGAAATTACGACACGTCGCGCGGCACGCCGGCGTCTCCGAGAGCACGGTCTCGAACGTGATGAACGGCCGCTCCGAAAAGGTCGGGCCGGAGACCTTTCAGCGCGTGGTCGAATCCATCCGCGCCCTCAACTACCAGCCCAGCCACGCCGCCCGTTTGCTGCGCACCGGACACACGCCGATGCTTGGTTTGCTGGTGCCCTCGATTGCCAACCCGTTTTTCAGCTCGCTGGCGCGCGAGCTGGACGAGGCGGCGCAAAAGCGCGGCTATCGCCTGCTGCTGGGCAACACCTATCGCGACCCTGAAAAGGAACACGAGTTCCTTGAAGAGCTGATGCGCTATGGCGCGCGCGGCGCCATCACCACGTCGTCGCTGGCCAAACAAAGCCAGTACGTCACGTTGATCGAACGCGGGCTCAGCATGGTCAGCTTCGACCGACGGGCCTCGCCGGATTTCACGCTGCCCATAGACTATGTTTCCATCGACAACTTTCACGCCGGGCACGCCGCCACCCAATATTTGCTGACCTGCGGCCACACCGCTATCCGCTACATGACCGCTCCGGCCAAGACGTTGTCGCGCATCGATCGCCGCAATGGCTATCAAGCGGCCATGAAAGAGGCGGGCCTGGAAGCCGCTGCCAGCATGACCGAAGCGGAGGCCACCTCGACGTTCATGGACTCTGAACTGCCCGAGGTCGGCCGGCGCATGGCCAAAGAACTGGCCGGGCAAAAGGATCGGCCCACCGCTTTGGTGGCGATGAACGACATGCTGGCCATTGGCCTCATCGCCGGATTGCACGAGTCGGGATTGAACGTTCCGGACGACGTCTCGGTCATCGGAATCGACGACATCTATCTGAATACGCTGATTACGCCGGCGTTGACGTCGATGCGCCAGCCGTTGTCGGAGATCGCCGAGACGATGGTCGAGCGCATCCGCTTGCGCCTCACCAGTCCGCGCGTCCCCACCACCGAACGGGTCTTCAAGGCCGAGCTGGTGGTCCGGGCGTCGGTCAAAGATCTGACCGGCCAGTCGCGCTGA
- a CDS encoding sigma-70 family RNA polymerase sigma factor, whose product MSVSVEPSIIHAPADQDPLAGLVDGAAAGDDGMMRGILAAVTPAVQTVVRIILGPDHPELADVVQEGLMALRGALRFFRRESSVVQYARQVAARKAMTARRRWRSQQRTLAKLRREVDLDSEVGVPVDPIVRTRRAAAFRALLDDLPDVQAETFILRVLLDYPLPEVASATGVSINTVRSRVRLAKEKMRLRIQTDASLHDTLREGDS is encoded by the coding sequence ATGAGCGTCAGCGTCGAGCCTTCGATCATTCATGCGCCGGCCGACCAGGATCCCCTGGCCGGTCTGGTCGATGGGGCGGCGGCCGGTGACGACGGAATGATGCGCGGGATTCTGGCCGCGGTGACGCCCGCCGTGCAGACAGTGGTGCGCATAATCCTCGGCCCTGATCATCCGGAGCTGGCCGACGTGGTCCAGGAAGGGCTGATGGCGCTGCGGGGGGCCCTGCGTTTTTTCCGCCGAGAATCGTCGGTGGTGCAATACGCGCGGCAAGTGGCGGCGCGCAAGGCGATGACCGCGCGCCGGCGCTGGCGTTCGCAGCAGCGCACCTTGGCAAAATTGCGCCGCGAGGTGGACCTTGATTCCGAAGTGGGCGTTCCGGTTGATCCGATCGTGCGCACGCGCCGCGCCGCCGCCTTTCGCGCCTTGCTGGACGATCTGCCCGACGTGCAGGCCGAGACGTTCATCCTGCGCGTGCTGCTCGATTACCCGCTGCCGGAGGTGGCCTCTGCGACCGGTGTCTCCATCAACACCGTGCGCAGCCGCGTGCGCCTGGCGAAAGAAAAGATGCGCCTGCGTATCCAGACCGACGCCAGCCTTCACGACACGCTTCGCGAAGGCGACAGCTGA
- a CDS encoding heme-binding domain-containing protein, translated as MSTRFKKLLRIAIIGGVVVFVGMQLVPVKHIGSNPEDRFKLDAPPEVEAVMRRACLDCHSNETRWPLYARIAPGSWLMARDVHTGREHMNLSEWGDADEATRRTDRENCWEQVEAGNMPPWFYIFPMHPDAKLSETDKALLKSYFMKDAGKPKDDDKTADQAKDDGAKPAAKP; from the coding sequence ATGTCAACGCGATTCAAAAAGCTGCTGCGCATCGCCATCATCGGCGGCGTGGTGGTGTTCGTCGGAATGCAGCTGGTGCCGGTCAAACACATCGGCAGCAATCCCGAGGATCGATTCAAGCTGGACGCTCCGCCCGAAGTGGAGGCGGTCATGCGGCGGGCTTGCCTTGACTGTCACAGCAACGAGACCCGCTGGCCGCTATACGCCCGCATCGCCCCCGGGTCATGGCTCATGGCCCGCGACGTTCACACGGGCCGCGAGCACATGAACTTGTCCGAGTGGGGCGACGCCGACGAGGCGACCCGCCGCACCGACCGCGAGAACTGCTGGGAGCAGGTCGAGGCCGGCAACATGCCGCCCTGGTTCTACATCTTCCCCATGCACCCGGACGCCAAGCTGTCCGAAACCGACAAGGCGCTGCTGAAAAGCTATTTCATGAAAGACGCCGGCAAGCCCAAGGACGACGACAAGACCGCTGACCAGGCCAAGGACGACGGCGCCAAGCCGGCAGCCAAGCCTTAA
- a CDS encoding plastocyanin/azurin family copper-binding protein, which translates to MLLKIDRFSSLLVTAWVAAVVGYGCGGTTPTNDASADGKKDVADSGSGGKVGSGGSGGKGGSGGTGGTIGGDGGSSVTDAPVDHPDVATDHPADAPVDTVPDAGLDIHPDAVDAGTDAAVDHGSDVAAEAAPEVAPETAPEVAPETSTGTDTGTDTTVDDTPSAPDTGTPAFVAISPCDTAVTYTTAPPTITFPTNGSPMQYQPACLKVSAGASVTWQGDLATTGHPLQPRSDPHATADNPITLTTTSAQTAVFSFSKPGFFPFECRRHPGVMMGVIWVTD; encoded by the coding sequence ATGCTTTTGAAGATCGACCGCTTTTCTTCTCTTCTGGTGACGGCGTGGGTGGCGGCGGTGGTCGGCTATGGTTGCGGAGGCACCACCCCCACCAATGACGCCTCCGCCGACGGGAAAAAAGACGTCGCCGACAGCGGCAGCGGCGGCAAGGTGGGCAGCGGAGGCTCGGGTGGCAAGGGTGGCAGCGGCGGGACGGGCGGCACGATCGGCGGCGACGGCGGCAGCTCCGTCACCGACGCTCCCGTCGATCACCCCGACGTGGCGACTGATCACCCGGCCGACGCGCCGGTGGACACCGTGCCGGACGCTGGCTTGGACATTCACCCGGACGCTGTCGACGCCGGGACCGACGCCGCCGTCGATCATGGCAGCGACGTCGCCGCGGAGGCCGCGCCGGAAGTAGCGCCCGAGACCGCGCCGGAAGTCGCCCCCGAAACGTCGACCGGAACCGACACGGGTACGGACACCACCGTCGACGACACGCCGTCGGCACCGGACACCGGGACGCCGGCCTTCGTCGCCATCAGCCCGTGCGATACCGCCGTCACGTACACAACCGCGCCTCCAACAATTACGTTTCCGACGAACGGCAGTCCAATGCAGTACCAGCCCGCTTGTCTAAAGGTCTCCGCAGGCGCCAGTGTGACCTGGCAAGGAGATCTCGCGACAACCGGCCACCCTCTCCAGCCTCGCTCAGATCCCCATGCTACAGCTGACAATCCCATCACACTGACCACCACTTCGGCCCAAACCGCAGTCTTCTCGTTCTCCAAGCCAGGCTTTTTCCCTTTCGAATGCAGACGCCACCCGGGAGTGATGATGGGGGTTATCTGGGTCACCGATTGA
- a CDS encoding PEGA domain-containing protein yields MLAILLASRTVVAAGNDVESLIREGISLRREGNDQDALERFRKAYALAATPRALAQIALAEQALGLWNDAAVHVRTALQSVADPWIAKNRAVLEEAVQTIENHLGKLDIRGTPAGTEVHVEGRVVGVLPLTHPIELPVGNTTVHLSAPGRSPITRTVTITTDHLARETIALQPASSDI; encoded by the coding sequence GTGCTGGCCATACTTCTGGCTTCTCGCACTGTGGTCGCAGCGGGTAACGACGTCGAATCCCTGATTCGCGAAGGTATCTCCTTGCGCCGGGAAGGGAACGATCAAGACGCGCTCGAACGCTTTCGCAAGGCATATGCGTTGGCGGCGACGCCGCGTGCGTTGGCACAGATTGCTCTGGCGGAACAGGCACTCGGACTTTGGAACGACGCAGCGGTTCATGTCCGGACTGCTCTGCAGTCCGTCGCTGATCCCTGGATCGCGAAGAATCGCGCGGTACTGGAGGAGGCCGTCCAAACAATCGAAAATCACCTGGGCAAACTCGATATTCGGGGAACCCCTGCCGGAACCGAGGTGCATGTCGAAGGCCGGGTCGTCGGAGTCTTGCCTTTGACTCATCCGATCGAGTTGCCGGTCGGTAACACTACAGTGCATCTGAGCGCCCCGGGACGCTCGCCCATCACGCGTACCGTTACCATCACCACTGACCATCTTGCCCGTGAGACCATTGCTCTACAACCTGCCTCAAGCGATATCTAG